Proteins encoded together in one uncultured Desulfobacter sp. window:
- the tnpB gene encoding IS66 family insertion sequence element accessory protein TnpB (TnpB, as the term is used for proteins encoded by IS66 family insertion elements, is considered an accessory protein, since TnpC, encoded by a neighboring gene, is a DDE family transposase.) has translation MMNFAPDTKVYLALGTTDMRKAINGLAVIVSEQMQLDIFSESLFVFCNRAQTILKILYWDKNGFCLWQKRLEKDRFKWPNSSKDVMNITSRELTWLVDGLNINQAHKPLKYSMIF, from the coding sequence ATGATGAACTTTGCACCGGACACAAAAGTCTATCTGGCTCTGGGCACGACGGACATGCGCAAAGCGATTAACGGCCTTGCCGTTATCGTGAGTGAGCAAATGCAGTTGGATATATTTTCAGAATCCCTGTTTGTGTTCTGCAACCGGGCACAAACCATTTTAAAAATTTTATACTGGGATAAAAACGGTTTTTGCCTGTGGCAAAAGCGCCTTGAGAAAGACCGGTTCAAATGGCCGAATTCATCAAAAGATGTCATGAATATTACAAGCCGGGAACTGACCTGGCTGGTCGATGGACTGAATATAAATCAGGCTCATAAACCCCTAAAATACTCTATGATTTTTTAG